The genomic window AGGCCATTGTGCCCGAAGTCCCCGACTCGCCCAGCTTCCTGAGGGTCGCCATGGGCGCGCGCGGCGGGCCGAGCGTTGGCGGCATCATCCAGCTGCTCAATGAGCTGGGCCGCTGCAACACGCTGGATGACTTCCGCCCCTCCTCGACCGCGGGCCGCAAGCGCGCGCCCCGCCACCCGGCCGCGTGAGTGGGCAGCGGTGCGGCGGGCCATCATCTCTGCTTGACTGGCCCGCAACTTCCCAGCACAACACGACCGGCGTCGGGGAGTAGCGCAGCCTGGTAGCGCATCTGCTTTGGGAGCAGAGGGTCGCAGGTTCGAATCCTGTCTCCCCGACCATTTCCATGTTTGTATTATTTTTCAATAACTTAGCCCAAGCTGAACACCCAAGTTGGGACACTTATATGGGACACCTCAAGGTGTCACTGGCGAGGTCCTCTTGGCAACCAATTTCAAGATGCCTCTGCGGCTCACGCAATCCTCCCATTCCACGATTAGCGCATCGAATGCTGCCGGTTCGCTTCAGAACCCTGCTCGGGCACGAGCCTACCCACACTGGATAATGTCCAAAAGGACACACGGCATCCCGTCCCTGTAGGAAGGGCAACACGGCCCCCTCTTCTACGACCCTCGCAAGCATCGGAGAGGGTCGGACGGCAACCCGCAGCACAAGAAGGTTGGGGAACGCCTTGCCACGTGGGTCCGCAGCCTTGGGGTAGATGACCCGAACGTGAAGCCGAACCACGGCTGGCGTCACCGCTTCAAGACGGTTGCCCGAACAGCAGGGCTGGCCCCTGAGGCTCACGACCGCATCACCGGCCATGCCCACCGCTCGGAGGGCGAAGCCTACGGCTCATGGGAACCCAAGGCGCTTCAGCGGGAGATCGAGAAGTTGCCGAGGTATGAGGTGGGTTGATGAGGAGACTAGGTCCGGGTAACGAGCCGTTTTCTCCCGTCAAAATGGTGAACAGACACCAATTGTGACCGAGGGAGTATCACCCTTATCCATTGATAGATCTGATACTGTATACCCTGCCAAATAAAAGCTAGAGAAACGCAAGGTTTCTTTATTCATCCGAAATATTGTTCCCCCAGGGCTATCACACCTAATAAACCCGGCTTCACTAAATTCACTTGGACAGAAAGCTACAGGAAAGCTATCCCCTACTTCTCTAACAACGTAGACTGGCCGCTTCAAAATAATTTTTTGTATCTATCAGCATCATCTTCCCCAATTTTAGACAATACCATTGATTTTCCGGGTTTGAATTCCGTTGCACTCCATTCACCGGTCACATCGTCTTGCGCCATACCCGCAGAATGACGCGGCTCACATATGTAGTTTTGCGCTACTGCGTCCGTAGAGAACATCAGGCCTACCACCAGACAAGCTCGCTTCAACATACTTCTTCCAATCCCATAGTGGCTCGACAATTTTTAATTATTATTGGACTAGCAGCCTGCCACTTCGCGCAGAGACCCACTCAGCCTTGAGGACATAGTCTTGACTACCGGCAACAAAAAAATCAGACCATGACGGGACCGCTACAATATCGGCGATTGGTATCTGGTCAATGAGCAACGGCACATCAGCACAGCGGCAATGGGAAGCCTTCCTCAACCCTGAAGCTGTGCGGGGTACGCTTATCAGCGCTGGGCTTTTCCTCGTCGCCTATGAGGTGCTGCGGTCCTCGATTATTGACCATCCCCTGGAGTTCTTTGCCACCACTTGGACCGCCAAAGGCCCAAAACCCAGCGAAAAGTACAACCGTGAGGTGCGGGCGCTCGACCCCAAGGGTAAGAATGATCCACTGAGAGGCTCGCTCGCATGGCTACGGAAGGAGGGAGTCTTGTCTAGTGACGACCTCAACGCATTCGAGCAGATTACCAACGCCCGCAATAACGCCGCGCATGAGCTATTGTCGCAGCTAACTGGGAGGAAGCCTCAGGACTACCTATCCCTGTATCCCACGCTTGTCCTGCTCATCGAGAAAGTGGAGCGATGGTGGATTATCAATGTCGAAGTGCCAACAGACCCCGCCTGGGCCACTCAGAACATCAATGAGGATGATGTAACCCCCGGCCCGGTGCTCATGATGCAAATTCTCGCGGATGTTGCAGCCGGAGATAGCGATGAAGCGTGGCAGTGGCTAAAAGCCTTCAAGGCCCAACAAGGCAGCCCCAGCTAGCCATTCACCACTGACTGCACCGTTGCCAAAGCAACACCGCACGCCTTCGCGGTGGCCCTGAAGGACAACCCTGAAGCACGCGCCGCGAGGATTTCCTGCCGTTTCTCCTCGGAGAGCCTCGGGCGACCGATGGCCTTTTTCCCCTTGGCTGCACGGACCTCGGGCGGCTCCGCCTTGGCGCGGGCGAGACCAGCCTTCACCCGCTCCTGTATCATCGCCCGCTCAAATTCGGCGAAGATGCCCAGCATCTGGAAGAAGGCGCGGCCCGACGGCGTGGAGGTGTCCAGCGCCTGCTGGTGCAGATACAGGTCCACGCCCAGCGAATGCAGTTCATGGAGGAAGGCCACAAGGTCCGGCATGGAGCGCCCCAGCCGGTCAACGCTCCACGCCGCCACCATATCGAAACGGCGGCGCGTGGCGTCCTTCAGCAGCCGGTCAAAGGCAGGACGCTTATCGCGCCCCTTGGCCCCGCTGACCCCTGCATCTTCATACACTTCAACCACGCCCCACCCAGAACGGGCCGCCACGGCCTCCAGTTCACGACGCTGGTTCTCGGTCGTCTGCTCTCCGGTCGAGACACGAAGGTAAAAGGCGACTCGCTTGCTCATAGCCCCTGCTCCTAACTACGGGCCAAATAACTAGCGCGCAAATGTACCATTTATCAAATGGTTTTTGATACGACCCAACTGCACTCGGTACGTGGCAGTTTTCAGGGCTTTTCAGCCCATCAGTTTGCATGGGGTTTTTTGGTACACCTGCGCGAGAGCCCCACGCTGCAACCTCACGGAAACTATGTTAGCAAGCACGTGACTAAACGGCCTCAAGCACCCCCCCGCCAAAGACCACCGCTACAACACAACTTAGCGAAGGATAAGAGGGGAAGGCTGGGATGCCCCCTATGGGGGAAATCGGCAACGCTCGATCCATCGAGACCCCTTCGGATTTTCGCGTCCAATAATCCGGCTTCCCCCAGAAGCAGGGCTCTGGGCGCTACGGACCATGCCCAGAGTCGTCACAAAGTTGCCAGCTAGATGGATAGCGCGATGGCTACCTACTGCCCCACGCCAGCCTCGGTATGGCGCTTCTCAAGTCAGCCGCAGCGCTCGACACAGGGCAAAGCTCACGGTCGTCAGCCACAAGGCGTCCAGCAGCGGCGGCACGAGGGAGAGAAGCATTACTCTGCCCTCTGACGCGCCAACTGGCGACCTTGACGCTCCGCCAGATCAGCACGCAGCGCGGCGATGGCTTCGCGGTCATGGACGCCGCCCTTAAGGCACTTGCGGGGTACAGGGCGAAGGTCGAAGAACACGCAGTTCGCATTCGCACAGTCGGCCACCTGCTCGCGCCAGTTGCCGGGCGCAAGCGGGTCGTAGTTGCAGCTCTTGCAATTAGCAGCGACAGCATCTCGGTATTTGGATTTGGGGTGAGCCATTCTCGGGTTCTCCTACGTCTGGCTTGATGGACGAGACGCGCCGAGGCAGTCGCGCCGGACGGTCCAACGCGACGCACAGGGGTCGTCAATTTCGGTGCTGGAGGGGCAGCAAGGGTCTGCCGAGGGGGTTGCATAGCTGCGGGCGCTCAGCGGCACTGTATGATTGAAAACAGCGCAGCTATGGAGCCTCTGGCACGCGGCCTCCGCAAGAAGGGTACTTTTATGATGCCGGGGTATGTTCGCCCTGCGCCCGCAAGAGGGATACCTTTGGGAACACTGCTGGCATTAAAGAGGGCAGAGTCCTGAGCGACCAGCCAACGCGGAGCTGAATGCTCCGCTTATCGACCGCGCACAGACGCCTAGAAATGGGGAGAAAAGGGTCTTGAAAATCGACCGATCAATTCCCAATAGAAAAGAATATACCTAGGGATGTACCCTAGATCATTCCCTGAAGTGTATTCCCTCCTAGGTTCTGTAAGTAAGGGTAGATAAGTAAGGGTATACACCTCCTAAGGTAACACCGCAGGGATATTCTCCACGGTGTCACCCAAGGTATCAGCTACGGCGGAAGGTGAAGTAGCTCCTCCCGGCACCTCCTCTGATGAAGGCCCTAGCGTTCTTTATCATCTCTCTCTTACGCCGCCTGACGACCAGCGACCGCCTCTGAGCTGTAAAGCTCATCCGGGTCTGGCAAACCGAGCCCCGGATACTTCACCTTGTTGATGATCTGGAGCTTCTTCCTCGCGGTTAGTCCGTGGGGCGAATAGACCCCATAGGTAAACCCTGGCTCGTGTCCGATAATCCGCGCCCATGTGTCGGCTGGCACCTGCTCATGCTCCATCCGCTCAGTGATGTTCTTGCGAAACGAGTGGAAGCATTTGCGCCGCTCGTTAAAACCCAGCGCCCGTTTGTGTGCGCCAAACAGGCGGGAAGCATCATCGCCCCTGCTCTTTCCCGGCCCTTCTGGGTTGAAGCCGGGGAATACCGGCTCATTGTCGGCCCCTCGCGGCTTGCGGAGGAACCATCCCAAGGCACTATGCAGGGGAACATCCCGGATGCCTGCCTCTGTCTTGGTGTCCTCGATTGCAAGAACCCAAACGCCGTCCGCTTTGCGGACCTGCCCCCATGTCAGGTTGGCAGCTTCGGATATGCGTAGGCCGGTGTAGAGGGCAAGACACGCAAGCTCATACAGGTCTCGCCGCTTTGGCGGGCGTTCCACTAGAAGTTTACGCAACTCGTCGATGGTCCACGGCAGGTAGCTCTTTGTGTCCCGCTTCCGTTTCGGCGGCGCGACATCCTCCCATGGATTATTCCCGGAGAGGCTCAGGCGCGGCTTCGCCCATTTCCAGATGGCCTTGAGCCTGCCAACGTGGCGGCGGATGGTCGCCGGTGCCAGTCCCGGACCATCCTCGTTTCCACCGCTGACCACCCGAGCTTTCCGGCTGCGAGCTTGCCCAGCCGTCAACTTGGAAAGGTGAGAGACGTAGGCGGCAGCATCCGCAGACGTCAGGAGCCGCAGCGGCTTGTCGCCCCACCATTCGGAGAACATGGCGATAGTAGCGGCGTACTGCCTCGCTGTGTTCGCTGGGCGGCGACCGGGCTGGCGTTGCCACTCCCTCAGCCATTCACCTGCCGTCTCGCTAAAAGGAGGGTCGTACAGCCCCCTGCTGAGCGGCTCCGCTCCCTGCCTGAGCCGCACCCCGTCGATCAGCCCATCGAGGCGAGCGCGCTCCTCGGCGGTCAGTTCAGGCTCGGCGTAGGGGTCGTGGGGGTCGGCGCGGCCCCACGCCGCGTCCAATGTCTCGTCAACGATAGCCTCAACCGCCGCCTCTACGGGGTCCACCTCAGCCTCTCGCCCGTCCGGAAGTGGAATGCTCACACCATCCAGCCTCAGCGCCCCGCTCAACACCTCCCGCTGTGCGTCTATGTAACGGAGCCTTGCCAAAGCGTCCTTTGCATCCCGGCTGCCCTTGACCGCCTGCTTCTCCAGCTTGATGCGTTCCGCCAAAGCTGCTGCCGCAGCGCGAGCAACCTTCACGTCAGAAGTCTTTAACGAATGCTCCAGCTTCACCCTGCCGCCGTATCGGCCCCTTAGTTCTGCCGGGATAGGGATATTCGCGTAATAGGTCCGCTTGCGGAGCTTGATATAATTCGGCATGGCAACGGCAAAAGTTGGGACACCAAATTGGGACACCTTTTGGGGGCACCTGGGGAAATAGTCAATATTTATCAAACATTTCCGTCAGTTAGTCGGGAACGATCAAGTATCCTGTCTCCCCGACCATCGTTTTTCCCCTCAGGGCCTTATCGTTTGCTCGCGGGCGCAAGCCCGCCGGCCATCACGCCAGCCCCGCCGTTTCCAGGATCAGCCACACGCCGATAATCAGGAACAGCAGCGCCGCGATCTTGTGAACCACGTCCACCGGCACCCGCTTCACCAGCCCGTTGCCGAGGAAGACCGCCGGAACATTGGCGATCATCATGCCCAGCGTCGTGCCGATGGTCACATGCAGCAAGTCATGGAAGCGCGCGCCAAGCGCCACCGTGGCGATCTGGGTCTTGTCTCCCATCTCCACCAGGAAGAAGGCCACCAGCGTGGTCAGGAACGCGCCATAGCGCGGGGACACCGGCCCGGCATCATCCAGCTTGTCCGGCACCAGGGTCCAAATGGCCATGCCGATGAACGAGGCGGCGATGAGATAGCGAAACCACTGGCTGTCCAACAGGAACGCGGCTTCCGTCCCAACCAGCGCGGCGAGAAAGTGATTGGCGATGGTGGCAAGGAAGATTCCCGCCACGACCAGCCAAGGCCGCTTGAAGCGGGTTGCCAGAACGATCGCCAAAAGCTGGGTCTTGTCGCCGATTTCCGCGAGGGACACGACCGCCATGGAGGTCAGTAAAGCTTCCATGAGACATCCGCAGCCGGGCCAATTTCAGCCAACAGCACCAGCCCCCCGCCCGGCTGGTACGGAAGTCCGGCGCCATTGGTCTCGCCCGAGCGGTGCTCCACTCCTTTCGCGCCATGGCCTCTCGGCCAAGTATGTTGACGCGCAAGCCCGTTCCTCGGAACGGCTGGCTACTCCCCAGTGACACGGTTTCGTTAAACGAGGCCGTGCCACAAGGCAAGTCCAAGAGAGACGCAATCGCCGTCAACGCCTGGAATTCCGGCCCTTGGCAGGAGGTCCGCCTTCGCCAACTAACCAAATATTTTTAGTTTAATATCAGCAGCTTACCGTCGGTTTTTCTTACATGGCACTCAAGTTAATCTAAAGAGCTTTTGTCTATCCCGTTGATATGTCCGCACAGAATTGCGTGGCATGAAACCTGCGTAAGCTTGATCGCTGAGTCCCACTCTTGTCCGCCCCCTGGGCAGCCAACGGAACCGGAACCAGGGGCTTCACAGAAACGCAGAGGTGCTCTGATGATCAAGCTACGGACCATCGCGTCGGGCCTTGCGCTTGCAGCGGCAGGCATCTGCCTGTCCGCAACCGCAAACGCCGCCATGATCACCCAATGGGAGTTCCAGGCGACGAATGACTGGGTGAGTACGGGCTTCACGAGCCCCGGAAATCAGACGCCCACCAACAACTTCATCGTCTCCAACGTCCTGCCGGACGGCAGCGACCCCAACGGGCTTGGCGGAGCCTACGATATCATTCAATGGGGCACCCCGGCCTCGGGCAGCCCGTCCCGCAGCTTCCTGGCGATCGACGACGCGCACGGCTCAGACAGTCTGTTCACCAACGATCCAAACGGCATCCCCGGCGCGACGCTCTATCACGGCAACTATCGCCAACTCTCGTCGGGCGAAGGCTGGCTCGACTTCACCAGCGCCGTCGCCAATATCACCCTGACCCCCCTCTCCCCGTCAGGCGAGCCGCTGGGCCCGTTCCAGCGCGCCTTCTTCATCGACTTCACGGAGACGCTGGACACCGCCAACATCGGCACCTGCCCTGGCGCGCCCTGGCCGGCGGGAACCGAACCCTGCCCGGACTCCTTCACCGTCGATCTGTCGAACGCCTCCTTCACCATCCAGATTGAGGATTATCTTTACACCTTCAGCCTGCTGCTGGTGGATCAGCTCGGCTCCGAGAACATTGCGCGGCTGACGCCAAACGGGGATGGCACCGCAACCGTATGGACCGCGGAAGATGTCCGCAGCCGCCTGTCCACCCGAATTTTCGTCACAGCGCAGCAGGTGCCCGAGCCGGCTCCGCTCACGCTTCTGGGAACAGCGCTTGCCGCGTTCGGCCTGATGCGTCGCCGGGCACGCAAGCCATCCGCCGCCTGAAGCGCGGCACTCTCGCCTCAAAGGCAAGGGCTCGTCCTCCTGAGAGCGGGGGAGTCGTCGCGGCGGCTCCCCCGACCGGCGCAAAACCTGCGGAAGAAGACCCGGCCCCGGCGGCCGGTTAAGCCGGAAAAACCGCGAACTGCCTTCCTCCCTCTTCGACGCTGACGGACTGCGATGGCCCGCCCCGAGCGAGCGCCAGGCCGTTCTCGGCCGGCAGCAATTGTTGCTAAGTGCTTTTTTCTTGGACCCTCTTCATCACTCGGCAGTTTGTGCAGCCGAGGGGCACGGACCTTAGATTTTATATTGGTTGTGTTTCGGGAGGTGCCATCATGAAACAGTTACGGCCAGCCCTTTTGGGCACAGCGTTCAGTCTCACGGTGCTTATCGGCGCCGCAACGGCCCAAGCCGCGCCAGTCCAGAACTGGGTCGTTTCGATCTCCAACGACTGGTCCAACACATCCTTCACCGGCGGCCCGTTTGCGGTCGAGCCGACTGACCCGTTCAGCGTGGGCGATACGCTCCCGGACGGGTCTGATCCCCGCAACCTTACCTATGACATCATCAGCTGGGGAACGCCGACCACCGATGCCGGGCGCAGCTTCCTCGCCGTTGATGATACCGTCACCATCGGCGGCCTGACCACGGGCAGCACCCAAGGCGTTGCCGGTGCGTCCTTCTACCATGGCAACTACCGCCAAGCGACGGCAACGGCCGAAAACCCGGCCGAGCGCTGGCTGGACAATACGACATTGGATCTCACCATCACCCTGACCCCGGAGGGGCAGGACTCCGCCGCCCGGACCTTCACCCACAGCATTCCCATCGACTTCATGGAGACGCGGAACACCGCCTCCGTGGATGACTGCGCCGGCGCGCCCTGGGGTTCCAGCACCACAGCCTGTCCTGACAGCCTTACGGTTCTGGACGAGGCCGCCAACTTCTCCTTCGTCTTTGACGACGTCAGCTACGTGCTGTCGTTCGTGTTCGATCCCGCCAATTCGCTCAACGTGGCGCGGATCGACAGCGGTGAAGGCGCCTCCACCGTCTGGACCAACGAGGGTGTTCGCAGCCGCCTTGCGACACGGCTGCTGATCCGCGCTGCGGACGCGGGCCCTGCGCCTGTGCCCGAGCCCGGCTCGCTCGCCATCGCGGCTGCGGGCCTTGCATTCCTCGGCTTTGCCCGCCTGAAACGACGCGCCTGATTATCGCCCCCGCCTGCCCCTGAGGGTCAAGGCCGGGAGACTGTGGCGCCAACACACCCGGACAGCGCCGACCTGCCATCGCGCAGGCCGGTGCTGTCTGGCGTCTGGCTGCCATCCCTCGCCATAACGCCACCCTGTTAACCCCATTGAACCTTCGCGCAGCCTTGAACGGGCCGCCGCCGAGCCGCCTTCTGTCGGCCAGCTTTACGAAAAGTCCTGGAACATATTCTTGGCCCGAAACAACCCTTTCAATTTGTGCTTCTTTTCCAGTTGGCATGGATTCTGCTTAGTATTTACAGCCTATGACGGACGGATTGTTTCTTTACCGCTCCGGTTAAAAGGGCGCCCGCTCGATGCTACTGGATAGGTGGTGTTATGAAGAGATTGAAGACCCTGGTGCCTTCTGTTGCTTTTCTGGCGTCCGTCGCGATGGCCGCAGGCGTGGCCAACGCAGCTCCCATCGTCGAATGGGGTTTCAGCCTGACCAACCAGTGGGACCAGGCCAGCACCACGTGGAGCCCCGGTGGCGTTGTCCCCGCCGCGCCGTTCGGCAGCGGCAACGTCCTGCCGGATGGCAATGACCCTGCCGGCTCCTACACCTATATTCAGTGGGGTTCACCGGCGGTCCCTGGCGGCAGCAAGAGCTTTCTGGCGGCGGACTCGCCCGTTGTCCGATCGGGGCTGTTCACCAACGATTCCGCTGGCGTCAGCGGCTCCTACTATTACCACGGCAATTACATCCAGTACTCGCCCTCCAATACCCGCGAGAGCTGGATGAGCAGCACCAAGCTGACCACCGAAATCACCCTCCAGTCGCTCGATCCCGCCGGTCAGAACATCGAGATCACCCGGTCCTACTCCATTTCCTTCCAGGAGACGCTCAACGAGGTTCCGCTGGAGCAGTGCCCCGGCTATCCGTGGCCGCCGATGGGTCCGGCGCCCGGCATGCCGACCTGTCCCGACCAGCTGACCATCGACATCTCCGATCTCACGTTCAGCACCGGGGTCATTGATGGCTACATTTACGACTTCACCGTGGTCTTCGACCCAACGAGCTTTGAGAACATCGCGGGCGTCACGCAAAATCCGGATGGCACCGTGACCCTCTGGACCAACGAGGAGGTGCTGAGCCGCCTCGGCACCCGCATCTATGTCACGGCGCGCGTTCCAGAGCCGGCTCCGCTGGCGCTGCTCGGCGCTGGTCTCCTGTTCGGGGGGCTGGCCATGCGTCGCCGCAAAGTCGCGTAACCAGTACATCGTCCGGGCGAGCATCGCCCACCTGAAGAGCGGCTCTCGGGCCGCTCTTTTTTTGCCGTTCACCACCGGTTCCAGACCACCAGTGCCCAAAGTCCGTTACGGATTTTCAACTATTACCCGAAGTATCGATAACAAATCGAAACAAATAATATGACGTAAGCGCAACATATCTCGTTTATATCAGCAACTACGTCGGATATTTTTACACAAATTATAATACATATAAAATTACATCTTCTCTAAGCTTTGGAAATCTCTCTGATTTAAACAATTGGCACGCCCCATGCATGGCAATGACTGCACAACATCAGGGTCCGGAGAGAACTGGGCTTCCTCAGATCAGGCTGAAAAAACTGTATGGGTGGTACCATGACCAAAATGAAATCCCTTCTCCCCGCCATTGCTGTCCTCGCGTCAGCAGCCGTGCCGAGCATGGCGCTTGCTGAGCCGATTCAGGAATGGTCCTTCACGATCTCCAACCAGTGGGACCAGAACAATACGGCGTGGGTTGGCAACGGCTCGACGCCGGCGGATGCCTTTGGCAGCGGCAGCACCCTTCCCGACGGCGCGGATCCGGCGGGCGACTACGCCTTCGTGCGTTGGGGAAGCCCGGAGAATAGCGGCGGCAACCGCAGCTTCCTCGCGGCGGACACCAATCTCACCCAGTCGAGCGTCTTCACCAATGGCGCGGGCGCGGCGGGTGCCTACTTCTACCATGGCAACTATTCGCTGCGGACCGGGGCCAACTACGAGAACACGCTGGATAAGACGCGGCTCATCTCGCAAATCGAGATCACGTCCGTAACCCCGACCGGTGTCTCGACCACGATCAATCGCGCCTTCAACATCGACTTCACCGAAACCCTCAATTCTCAGAATGGCGATTCTCTTCCGATCGAAGAGTGCGCCGGGTATGAGACCTGGGGCAGCGCGGTGAACGTTGCTTCCTGCCCCGACAGCTTCACCATCGACACGTCGGCGCTGCGCTTCACCACCGAAGCGATCGACGGTTACGTCTACGACTTCACCGTCGCGTTCGACCTGTCCACCCTGGACGGCATCGTCGGTGTCGGCTTCGATGGCGATCTGGCGACCATCTGGACCAGCGAGGGCATCCTCAGCCGCATCGGCACCATCGTAACGGTGACCGCGCGCGAGGTCCCGGAACCGGGTTCCATCGCGCTGCTGGGCGCGGGCCTGCTGACGACGGGCCTCGGGCTGCGGCGTCGCCGTCGCGCTCGTTAAGCAGCACAGACCATCTCCTGGCTGCGAGGAAGAGGGGTGCCCAC from Pedomonas mirosovicensis includes these protein-coding regions:
- a CDS encoding recombinase family protein, yielding MSKRVAFYLRVSTGEQTTENQRRELEAVAARSGWGVVEVYEDAGVSGAKGRDKRPAFDRLLKDATRRRFDMVAAWSVDRLGRSMPDLVAFLHELHSLGVDLYLHQQALDTSTPSGRAFFQMLGIFAEFERAMIQERVKAGLARAKAEPPEVRAAKGKKAIGRPRLSEEKRQEILAARASGLSFRATAKACGVALATVQSVVNG
- a CDS encoding TMEM165/GDT1 family protein gives rise to the protein MEALLTSMAVVSLAEIGDKTQLLAIVLATRFKRPWLVVAGIFLATIANHFLAALVGTEAAFLLDSQWFRYLIAASFIGMAIWTLVPDKLDDAGPVSPRYGAFLTTLVAFFLVEMGDKTQIATVALGARFHDLLHVTIGTTLGMMIANVPAVFLGNGLVKRVPVDVVHKIAALLFLIIGVWLILETAGLA
- a CDS encoding THxN family PEP-CTERM protein, with product MKRLKTLVPSVAFLASVAMAAGVANAAPIVEWGFSLTNQWDQASTTWSPGGVVPAAPFGSGNVLPDGNDPAGSYTYIQWGSPAVPGGSKSFLAADSPVVRSGLFTNDSAGVSGSYYYHGNYIQYSPSNTRESWMSSTKLTTEITLQSLDPAGQNIEITRSYSISFQETLNEVPLEQCPGYPWPPMGPAPGMPTCPDQLTIDISDLTFSTGVIDGYIYDFTVVFDPTSFENIAGVTQNPDGTVTLWTNEEVLSRLGTRIYVTARVPEPAPLALLGAGLLFGGLAMRRRKVA
- a CDS encoding DUF6538 domain-containing protein yields the protein MPNYIKLRKRTYYANIPIPAELRGRYGGRVKLEHSLKTSDVKVARAAAAALAERIKLEKQAVKGSRDAKDALARLRYIDAQREVLSGALRLDGVSIPLPDGREAEVDPVEAAVEAIVDETLDAAWGRADPHDPYAEPELTAEERARLDGLIDGVRLRQGAEPLSRGLYDPPFSETAGEWLREWQRQPGRRPANTARQYAATIAMFSEWWGDKPLRLLTSADAAAYVSHLSKLTAGQARSRKARVVSGGNEDGPGLAPATIRRHVGRLKAIWKWAKPRLSLSGNNPWEDVAPPKRKRDTKSYLPWTIDELRKLLVERPPKRRDLYELACLALYTGLRISEAANLTWGQVRKADGVWVLAIEDTKTEAGIRDVPLHSALGWFLRKPRGADNEPVFPGFNPEGPGKSRGDDASRLFGAHKRALGFNERRKCFHSFRKNITERMEHEQVPADTWARIIGHEPGFTYGVYSPHGLTARKKLQIINKVKYPGLGLPDPDELYSSEAVAGRQAA
- a CDS encoding THxN family PEP-CTERM protein translates to MTKMKSLLPAIAVLASAAVPSMALAEPIQEWSFTISNQWDQNNTAWVGNGSTPADAFGSGSTLPDGADPAGDYAFVRWGSPENSGGNRSFLAADTNLTQSSVFTNGAGAAGAYFYHGNYSLRTGANYENTLDKTRLISQIEITSVTPTGVSTTINRAFNIDFTETLNSQNGDSLPIEECAGYETWGSAVNVASCPDSFTIDTSALRFTTEAIDGYVYDFTVAFDLSTLDGIVGVGFDGDLATIWTSEGILSRIGTIVTVTAREVPEPGSIALLGAGLLTTGLGLRRRRRAR
- a CDS encoding PEP-CTERM sorting domain-containing protein, producing the protein MIKLRTIASGLALAAAGICLSATANAAMITQWEFQATNDWVSTGFTSPGNQTPTNNFIVSNVLPDGSDPNGLGGAYDIIQWGTPASGSPSRSFLAIDDAHGSDSLFTNDPNGIPGATLYHGNYRQLSSGEGWLDFTSAVANITLTPLSPSGEPLGPFQRAFFIDFTETLDTANIGTCPGAPWPAGTEPCPDSFTVDLSNASFTIQIEDYLYTFSLLLVDQLGSENIARLTPNGDGTATVWTAEDVRSRLSTRIFVTAQQVPEPAPLTLLGTALAAFGLMRRRARKPSAA
- a CDS encoding PEP-CTERM sorting domain-containing protein; amino-acid sequence: MKQLRPALLGTAFSLTVLIGAATAQAAPVQNWVVSISNDWSNTSFTGGPFAVEPTDPFSVGDTLPDGSDPRNLTYDIISWGTPTTDAGRSFLAVDDTVTIGGLTTGSTQGVAGASFYHGNYRQATATAENPAERWLDNTTLDLTITLTPEGQDSAARTFTHSIPIDFMETRNTASVDDCAGAPWGSSTTACPDSLTVLDEAANFSFVFDDVSYVLSFVFDPANSLNVARIDSGEGASTVWTNEGVRSRLATRLLIRAADAGPAPVPEPGSLAIAAAGLAFLGFARLKRRA